The DNA window GCTGCGGCCAACTCGCCGTCGGTCTCCCCGGTCATGGCGAGGAAGATGTCCTCCAGGCTGTCCTGGACCACGACGAGGCTGCTCAACGTGACCCCGGCGTGCGCCGCGGCACGGTTGATGCCCGCCGCCCGTGTCGGTTCCGCGACGACCCGAAGTGTCCCCTCGGCGTTGGTGACGTCCCACCCGGCGGCGATGATCGCGCGGGCGAGGCGGTCGGTGTCGGCGTCGTGTTCGGCGCGGATGTCGATGTGCGCCCGGGTGCGGGCCACGAGGTCCCCGATCGGTCCGGTGAACAGCAGCGTTCCGAAGCGGATGACCACGATGTAGTCGCACGCGGCCTCGATCTCGGTGAGCAGGTGGGAGGACACCACCACGGTCCGCCCGTCCTGGCCGAGGCTGCGTAGCAGGCCGCGGATCTCCACGATGCCTGCGGGATCTAGGCCGTTCGTCGGCTCGTCGAGGATGAGCAGTTGCGGGTCGGACAGCAGTGCAGCGGCGATGCCGAGGCGCTGCTTCATTCCCAGGGAGAAGTTCTTCACCGGCTCGGTCTGCCTCCCCGCGAGCCCAACCATGGTCAGGACCTCGTCAACACGTGAGGCAGAAAGACCACGCAGACGAGCCAGCGACAACAGGTTCCGGTGCGCGGACAAGCCGGGTACGAACGCGGGACTCTCGATGAGAGCGCCCACCTTGTCCGCATACGCTGCAGGGGCGGAGATCGGATTCCCGAGCACCGTCGCGGTTCCCTCGGTCGGCCGGACCAGGCCCAGCAGCAGCCGGATCAGGGTCGACTTGCCCGACCCGTTCGGACCGACCAAACCCATCACCCCCGATGCAGGAAAGTCCAAGGACAGGTGGTCAACCGCGAGGACGGGACCGAAACTCCGGGTCAGACCCGAGGTCGAGATGGACGACACGACAACTCCTCTGTATGTGAGCGCTCACTCACGAACGTTGCCAGTGCCGAACGCCGACGTCAAGCCTTCCCCCTAATCGTCCAGGCCACTGATGAAGGCAACCACCGGGCCGATCTGCACCTCCGGCACCACCAAGCCGGTCTCCTCGCGCAGCTCACGCACCGCCGCTTGCGCCAGCGGCTCCTGGCCGTCCACCCCGCCACCAGGGGGGAACCACGCCGAACCCAGCTCGTGGTGGCGGAAGTCCCACCACGAGCGGATCAACAACAACCGGTTGTCCCCGTCGACGAGGAAGACCCGGGCCGAGCGGCGAACAGCCGACCCCAGCCCGGGCGGAGGCGTGTCGGGCATGCAGCCATCCTCCCGTGCAACCAGCCCTCGATCGGCACATCGCGGGCGCGCGTTTCGCGGCACTGAGTGTGCGGTCAGGAGTCGCTGGCGATCACGGCGGCGATGAGTTC is part of the Actinomycetes bacterium genome and encodes:
- a CDS encoding ATP-binding cassette domain-containing protein — translated: MSSISTSGLTRSFGPVLAVDHLSLDFPASGVMGLVGPNGSGKSTLIRLLLGLVRPTEGTATVLGNPISAPAAYADKVGALIESPAFVPGLSAHRNLLSLARLRGLSASRVDEVLTMVGLAGRQTEPVKNFSLGMKQRLGIAAALLSDPQLLILDEPTNGLDPAGIVEIRGLLRSLGQDGRTVVVSSHLLTEIEAACDYIVVIRFGTLLFTGPIGDLVARTRAHIDIRAEHDADTDRLARAIIAAGWDVTNAEGTLRVVAEPTRAAGINRAAAHAGVTLSSLVVVQDSLEDIFLAMTGETDGELAAARSGQGREVA
- a CDS encoding NUDIX hydrolase, translating into MPDTPPPGLGSAVRRSARVFLVDGDNRLLLIRSWWDFRHHELGSAWFPPGGGVDGQEPLAQAAVRELREETGLVVPEVQIGPVVAFISGLDD